The sequence GCTTCCAGTACCAGAATTACATGAAACCTTAGCTACATTAAATGAATGGATTTGCCCTCTAGTTACGGTAGAAGAATTAGCGGCTTTTCAAGAACAAGCTAAAGCATTTAGTCTTTTCGAAGGGGAAGGTTTACAAACAAGCTTAGTTGATTATATGGAACAAACTACTGGCAGCTGGCTAGCGCCATTATGGGAAAAGAGCTATTTAGAAAGTCGTGGTCCCTTACAAAGTAAATCAAATTTTGCTTTGATGATCAACGAGGAATATTACGAGAAAATAGCATCAAAAGAAGCACGAGCTGCTCAATTAATTTATCAAATGACTAAGCTATATCTAAGTTTAGCTGATGAGACCTATCCCATTGAATACACTAAAAAGAATCAACATGTCGATATGTCTTTTTACTTAAATTTTTTCAAAAGCTGTCGGATACCTGGGACTAAACAGGATTCTTTTTACAGAGGAGAAATACAAAAAGCTGGGAATTATATTATGATTTTTCTAAATGGTGTTTATTTTCGTTTAAATGTGACCGATGAGTCAGGAGGCATTTATCCTTTAAATCAGTTATACGAAAACCTGAATTATATTCACTCCCTAAACAGTGTCCCAAAACAAGGAGAAGCGTTGATTTCTTATATGACTGGTACAGAAAGAGAGCACTCAAATTTGATTTATAAAGGGCTCAAAAAAGAAAAACTGAACCGTCAGAATCTGCAACAACTCGAAGACGCATTGTTTATTTTAAGCTTTTCAAGTGGGAAAGATGCGTTAAAAGAGGAACGCATTACCGAAGTTTTATTGAATACAAATCATCAATTTCTGTCAAAAACAACCCAAGCTGTGATTACTCAAAATGGGCACATCGGGTTCAATATGGAACACACAGCAATCGATGGTGTGCCAACCTTGAATTTGCTTACTCAACTATTTGAACCATTTCATGATGTTCCTATAAAAACAACTACAAAATGTTCTGCTGATCTTATTCAAAAATTGGAGTGGACGCTGACGAGCCAAATGATCGATAGCCTCGAAGAAGCACGTGATTTTGTAGAACAAGAAAATAGTTCCTATATCATCAAACATCAAGTCGTTTCAGCAATTGGCAAAGAACGAATGAAACAAGCGCAAGTAAGTCCAGATGCTTTTTTTCATATTGCATTAGCATTGGCGCAGCAAAAGGTTTTTGGAAAGCTACGATCTGTTTATGAACCAGTCGCAATGCGCATGTATTATGAAGGGCGAACAGAATCAGCTCGCTCAATCAGTCAAGAGAAAAAATCCTTTGCAGAAGCCTTCTATAATAAATCTGAACCAAAGAGCCAAGAAGCGTTAGTTGTCCTATTTACTAATGCTGCTCAAGCTCATTCGAAGCGCATTGCCCAATGTCAAAGTGGTAAAGGGGTTGAGCGTCATCTGTTTGGCTTGCAAAAAATGATCCAAAGTTCTGAGGAAAAAACACCTCTTTTCACAGCAGAAGCTTTGAAGATTTTAGGTGATGATTTTATCTCTACAACTGGCATCCCGTATGATATCTTGGAATCGTTTAGCTTTGGTCCCACCAATAAAAGTGGTTTCGGACTTTATTATGGGATTTTAGATGAAGAAGTGATTTTGACATTATCCGCAAAAAAAGTGAATGAAAATACAGCAGAGCGAATGCTAGCAGCAATAGAAACGGCGCTAATGGAGTTAACAGAACTTTTAGCTATTTAAACTGCATAATTTTGGGTAAAAAAAAGAAATGAAGGCGAAAAAGTCTTCATTTCTCTTTTTTTATTCACCGAAATAATTGATCTATTCGGTGATAATCTTCTGCGGTTAAATGTATGTCTAAAGCTTTGACATTACTAGTTACTTGTTCTGGTCTTTTTGCACCAGGAATGACAACATCCACAAACGGATTTTTAATATACCAAGCTAACACGATTGCTGCAACACTTGCATTATAATCAGCGGCAATCAATTTTAGTTGGCTAACTTTATCGATTATGGCCTTAAAGTGTTCCCCTTGAAAATCGGGTTTTTTACTACGTAAATCTTCAGGTGGGAAAGTAACATTTCGGTCATATTTTCCTGTTAATAAACCAGAAGCCAAAGGAAAATAAGGAACAAACGAAATTTGCTGTTCTTTTAGATAAGGAAACAGTTCATGTTCAGCTTCACGATGAATCAAGCTGTATTCATCTTCGACGATATCTACATAACCATCTTGGTTGGCTTCTTTAATTTGTTCTAGCGTAAAGTTGGAGACACCGATTGCGTTGATTTTACCAGCTTCTTTTAGCGTTTGCAAAGCCGCTACTGCCTCATTCTTTGGCGTTGTCTCATCGGGGAAATGAATATAAAAAATATCGATATAATCTGTTTGGAGTCGTTTAAGCGCCTCATCAACGGAACGAATCAAAAATTCTGGTGTATTGTTGAAGGCGCCACCGTTAGCTGGATCATGTGCTGCTTTTGTTGCGATAGTGATTTGATTACGGTCAAACTCTTGTAGTACTTCACCAATCAATTCTTCAGAGCGTCCCATTCCATAAGCAAAAGCAGTATCCAACAATGTAATGCCGCTTGCCAAAGCTGTTCGGACAATTTCTTTTCCAGTATCATCCTTTAAGTTTGGAAACAAATTATGACCACCAACAGCATTTGCTCCTAAACCAAGAGGGGTTGAATAAACCTCTGTTTTACCAATTCGAACGTTTTGTGTCATAATGACGCCTCCTTACTTTCTTATTATAAGTGTAGTTGATTCAAGTAAAAGAAGAAAGTTTTTCCACTTATAATCGGAATTTTTGTAACAAAATGTCTTAAAAAGCAGAAAGCTAAAGTTTTTAAGCGTTTCTATAGTATAATAATTGCAACTGAGTTTATCAGCAATAAAACAGATGAAGGATGAGAGCCAATTGGGGAAAATCAGAATCAATAATATGAAGTTTTACACTAAAAATGGTGTTTTACCAGAAGAACGAATTTTAGGGCAACAATTGGAAGTGGATGTTGAATTAAGATTGTCATTAGATCAAGCTGGCAAAACAGATGATGTGAAGGACACCGTTAGTTATGCTGAAGTGAATGATCAAATTGCACAACGGTTAACCACTCATTCTTATAACTTAATAGAAGCTGTCGCTTCAGCAATTTTAGATGATATTGAAGCAGAACATGGCAAAAAATTAGAAGGTGCGCTTGTTCGGGTTAGAAAATATAGTGTACCAATGCCTGGAGTGTTTGATAATATCGAAATCGAAATGGAAAGAGACTTCATATGACGATTGGTTATTTAGCGTTGGGGAGTAACTTGGGTGATCGTTTAGGAACCTTGCAAAAAGCAGTTGAACTGCTTGATCAAGATGACGATATTCAAGTGATAAAAAAATCAAAATTGTATGAAACATTACCATATGGCGATGTTCCGCAAGAAAATTATTATAATGCTGTAATTCAAATCAGCACATCCTATGAACCTATGCAATTATTAGATAAAACACAAGCGATTGAAAAAACATTAGGCCGAAAACGATTGATTCATTGGGGACCGCGAACCTTAGATATCGATATTTTGCTGATGGATAATAACGCAATAGCAACAGAGCGTTTGAACATTCCACATAAAGAAATGCTGAAACGATCTTTTGTATTAGTCCCGTTAAAAGATGTTTATCCTGATACTGCATTACAAGGAGAATCCTTTGAAGCATTGATCGAAAAAACTGGGAATCAAGGGGAAGTTTGGCTTAGTAAAGAAAGTTGGTAATTAGATGAATGAAGAACAATTAGTGACGATCGAGCAGGCAGTAAAACAAATTTTAACTGCGATTGGGGAAGACCCTGATCGAGCTGGTGTCCAAGATACACCCAAACGTGTAGCAAAAATGTATAATGAAGTATTTTCTTCTTTAAGAGAGCCAGAATTTAACGATTATGCCTTGTTTGATAGTCTTAATGAAGAGGATATGGTTTTAGTGAAAGACATTCAATTTTACTCTATGTGTGAGCATCATTTATTGCCATTTTATGGGAAAGTACATGTGGCCTACATTCCTGATAAGCGCAAGGTTTTAGGATTAAGTAAATTGCCGCGTTTGGTAGAATATTGTGCTAAACGTCCTAGCGTGCAAGAGGACCTAACGATCATGATCGCAAACAAACTAGTTGAGCATGTACCTGTTAAAGGTGTAGCTGTAGCAATCGAAGCAGAGCATATGTGTATGACGATGCGAGGTGTTAAATCACCCAGTAGCCTGACGAAAACATTTCATTATCAAGGAATATTCAAAACGAATAAGGAATGTAAAGATGACTTTTTAAGAGGGATCAAGGCATAAAACATGAATAAAATGACGATAATCGTTGGCACAAATAACCAAGGCAAGCTACAAGAAATGCAGTCAGTCTATCCTAAAGAGCAGATTACCTTTGTTTCATATACGAACTATACGAATCAAGCCTATGAGATAGCAGAAACAGGTACGACATATACTGAAAATGCGCTGATCAAAGCTCGATTTTATGCAAAAACAATTGGAAAACCAGTATTAGCAGATGATGGTGGACTAGAACTGGAAACTTTTCCAGACCTCTTAGGTGTTGAGACAGCACGATTTTTTAAACCTGATATGACAGACACTCAAAAAAATGTACAGCTTTTTCATTTATTTGACGGACAAGAGACCGCATCGCGAGTGATAAACCTGCACGCTGTGTTAGTGTACGCTTGGCCGAATGGCGAGTATCTTCTTTCAGCAAAAACGCTCAAAGGAAAACTAACAACAAAGGAAATCGGTGAACAGGGCTATGGTTTTGATAAAATTTTTTATCTACCAGAAAAGGATAAAACCCTTGCTCAATTGCCGAAAGAGCAACGAAATAAATTAAGCCCAAGAGTATCAGCATTGAAGGAATTGATCGAAAAATTAAAGGAGTAGCAAAAGGATGAAAGAGGGATACTTTACTAAAAAAGAACCCCAAATCATGGGGATTTTAAATGTTACACCTGATTCATTTTCAGATGGTGGGCAATTTAATGAACTAGATAAAGCCATGCTTCATTGTGAAGAAATGTTGTCGGCAAATGTTGATATCATAGACATCGGGGGACAATCGACGCGTCCAAACTATCAAGAGATTTCAGCAAGAGAAGAAAAAGAACGAATTTTGCCGATTATAAAAGCAGTCAGAACAAAAACAGATAAACCGATTTCA is a genomic window of Enterococcus haemoperoxidus ATCC BAA-382 containing:
- a CDS encoding choline/carnitine O-acyltransferase produces the protein MTKYKEQLRPTLKKLPVPELHETLATLNEWICPLVTVEELAAFQEQAKAFSLFEGEGLQTSLVDYMEQTTGSWLAPLWEKSYLESRGPLQSKSNFALMINEEYYEKIASKEARAAQLIYQMTKLYLSLADETYPIEYTKKNQHVDMSFYLNFFKSCRIPGTKQDSFYRGEIQKAGNYIMIFLNGVYFRLNVTDESGGIYPLNQLYENLNYIHSLNSVPKQGEALISYMTGTEREHSNLIYKGLKKEKLNRQNLQQLEDALFILSFSSGKDALKEERITEVLLNTNHQFLSKTTQAVITQNGHIGFNMEHTAIDGVPTLNLLTQLFEPFHDVPIKTTTKCSADLIQKLEWTLTSQMIDSLEEARDFVEQENSSYIIKHQVVSAIGKERMKQAQVSPDAFFHIALALAQQKVFGKLRSVYEPVAMRMYYEGRTESARSISQEKKSFAEAFYNKSEPKSQEALVVLFTNAAQAHSKRIAQCQSGKGVERHLFGLQKMIQSSEEKTPLFTAEALKILGDDFISTTGIPYDILESFSFGPTNKSGFGLYYGILDEEVILTLSAKKVNENTAERMLAAIETALMELTELLAI
- a CDS encoding aldo/keto reductase, which codes for MTQNVRIGKTEVYSTPLGLGANAVGGHNLFPNLKDDTGKEIVRTALASGITLLDTAFAYGMGRSEELIGEVLQEFDRNQITIATKAAHDPANGGAFNNTPEFLIRSVDEALKRLQTDYIDIFYIHFPDETTPKNEAVAALQTLKEAGKINAIGVSNFTLEQIKEANQDGYVDIVEDEYSLIHREAEHELFPYLKEQQISFVPYFPLASGLLTGKYDRNVTFPPEDLRSKKPDFQGEHFKAIIDKVSQLKLIAADYNASVAAIVLAWYIKNPFVDVVIPGAKRPEQVTSNVKALDIHLTAEDYHRIDQLFR
- the folB gene encoding dihydroneopterin aldolase → MGKIRINNMKFYTKNGVLPEERILGQQLEVDVELRLSLDQAGKTDDVKDTVSYAEVNDQIAQRLTTHSYNLIEAVASAILDDIEAEHGKKLEGALVRVRKYSVPMPGVFDNIEIEMERDFI
- the folK gene encoding 2-amino-4-hydroxy-6-hydroxymethyldihydropteridine diphosphokinase encodes the protein MTIGYLALGSNLGDRLGTLQKAVELLDQDDDIQVIKKSKLYETLPYGDVPQENYYNAVIQISTSYEPMQLLDKTQAIEKTLGRKRLIHWGPRTLDIDILLMDNNAIATERLNIPHKEMLKRSFVLVPLKDVYPDTALQGESFEALIEKTGNQGEVWLSKESW
- the folE gene encoding GTP cyclohydrolase I FolE, which encodes MNEEQLVTIEQAVKQILTAIGEDPDRAGVQDTPKRVAKMYNEVFSSLREPEFNDYALFDSLNEEDMVLVKDIQFYSMCEHHLLPFYGKVHVAYIPDKRKVLGLSKLPRLVEYCAKRPSVQEDLTIMIANKLVEHVPVKGVAVAIEAEHMCMTMRGVKSPSSLTKTFHYQGIFKTNKECKDDFLRGIKA
- a CDS encoding non-canonical purine NTP pyrophosphatase, yielding MTIIVGTNNQGKLQEMQSVYPKEQITFVSYTNYTNQAYEIAETGTTYTENALIKARFYAKTIGKPVLADDGGLELETFPDLLGVETARFFKPDMTDTQKNVQLFHLFDGQETASRVINLHAVLVYAWPNGEYLLSAKTLKGKLTTKEIGEQGYGFDKIFYLPEKDKTLAQLPKEQRNKLSPRVSALKELIEKLKE